From a region of the Megalops cyprinoides isolate fMegCyp1 chromosome 13, fMegCyp1.pri, whole genome shotgun sequence genome:
- the man2a2 gene encoding alpha-mannosidase 2x isoform X2 gives MKLKKQVTVCGGAIFCVAVFSLYLMLDRVQHDPARRQNAGNFPRNRIEQLEQLLEENHQIISHIKDSVLELTDTGAVAPSGQLPFRSANGSWVLPFDGRPTFLSVQPQDCQFALGKRRQTDLQMLDVYSLLNFDNVDGGVWKQGFEISYEPGEWDGEPLQVFVVPHSHNDPGWIKTFDKYYTDQTQHIFNNMVVKLQEDPRRKFIWSEISFFSKWWESVDIHKQEAMRKLILGGQLEMVTGGWVMTDEANVHYFAMIDQLIEGHQWLEKNIGVTPRSGWAVDPFGHSATMPYLLKRANLTSMLIQRVHYSIKKHFAATRSLEFMWRQAWDPESSTDIFCHMMPFYSYDVPHTCGPDPKICCQFDFKRLPGGRVNCPWKVPPRAIVEANVAERAHLLLDQYRKKSKLFRSKVVLVPLGDDFRYDKALEWDQQYLNYQKLFDYMNSHPEMHVHAQFGTLTDYFDAVYKMNEVAQGARPPDYPVLSGDFFAYADREDHYWSGYYTSRPFYKNLDRVLESHLRGAEILYSLAVAHARHAGMEGRYPVSDYALLTDARRNVGLFQHHDAITGTAKEAVVIDYGSRLLRSLIGLKKVIINAAHFLILKNKDVYRFYSTEPFLETDDRRATQDSLPQRTLIELDSSPRFVVLFNPVEQERLCVVTVLVNSARVRVLTEDGQTLPVQLSAQWSTASEMSGDAYQASFMARLPALGLAVFHLYDSFDSPMTLRSDTLLRLNGRGVTARGVDPLPLRTQTADPRTFHIRSQSLTLGFSGTTGLLETIRHKDDPQEVRVQMEFLVYGTRPSKDKSGAYLFLPDGKAKPYSQREPPVVRVVEGPLFSEVVAHYQHFQQTIRIHNVPGVDGLSLDVTTMVDIRDQTNKELAMRLVTDIQSRDTFFTDLNGFQIQPRRYFKKLPLQANFYPMPTMAYIQDSQYRLTLHTAQALGVSSLESGQLEVILDRRLMQDDNRGLGQGLKDNKRTANRFRILLERRSGAKVVDISPVSFPSLLSHMTSAILNHEVLALPVLPKRRGVPPLRSFAPLASTMPCDFHLLNLRSIQGQVEHSPSPYSALILHRKGLDCGLEAPNPGFNCTTTQGKLAVAGLFQGLDVHLIQPVSLSLMYSSTPLSNGSSISLDPMEISAFRLKLR, from the exons ATGAAGCTGAAGAAACAAGTGACGGTGTGTGGTGGAGCCATATTCTGTGTGGCCGTCTTCTCGCTCTATCTGATGCTGGACCGCGTCCAGCATGACCCAGCCCGGCGGCAGAATGCTGGCAACTTCCCCAGG AACCGCATTGAGCAGCTCGAGCAGCTTCTGGAGGAAAACCACCAGATTATCAGCCACATCAAAGACTCGGTGCTGGAGCTGACTGACACTGGGGCGGTGGCCCCCAGCGGTCAGCTGCCCTTCCGCAGCGCCAACGGCTCCTGGGTCTTGCCTTTCGACGGGCGGCCCACCTTCCTCAGCGTGCAGCCGCAGGACTGCCAGTTCGCCCTGGGCAAGCGCCGACAGACCGACCTGCAG ATGCTGGACGTGTACTCCCTGTTGAACTTTGACAATGTGGACGGCGGAGTGTGGAAGCAAGGCTTCGAGATCTCCTACGAGCCGGGCGAGTGGGACGGCGAGCCGCTACAGGTGTTCGTGGTCCCGCACTCCCACAACGATCCAG GCTGGATCAAAACCTTTGACAAGTACTACACAGACCAGACCCAGCACATCTTCAACAACATGGTGGTGAAGCTGCAGGAGGACCCGCGGCGCAAGTTCATCTGGTCTGAGATCTCCTTTTTCTCCAAGTGGTGGGAGAGCGTGGACATACACAAGCAGGAAGCCATGCGCAA GCTAATCCTCGGAGGTCAGCTGGAGATGGTGACAGGAGGCTGGGTCATGACCGACGAGGCCAACGTCCACTACTTCGCCATGATCGACCAGCTCATCGAGGGCCATCAGTGGCTGGAGAAGAATATAG GGGTGACCCCGCGCTCAGGGTGGGCCGTGGACCCCTTCGGCCACAGTGCCACTATGCCCTACTTGCTGAAGAGGGCCAACCTGACCAGCATGCTTATCCAGAGAGTGCACTACTCCATCAAGAAGCACTTTGCCGCCACTCGCAGTCTGGAGTTCATGTGGAGGCAGGCGTGGG ATCCGGAGTCCAGCACGGATATCTTCTGCCACATGATGCCCTTCTATAGCTATGACGTGCCTCACACGTGTGGGCCCGACCCCAAGATTTGCTGCCAGTTTGACTTCAAGAGGCTGCCAGGGGGCAGGGTCAACTGCCCCTGGAAGGTGCCCCCCCGCGCCATCGTGGAAGCCAACGTGGCCGAGAG GGCACACCTGCTGCTAGACCAGTACCGGAAGAAGTCCAAGCTGTTCCGCAGCAAAGTGGTTCTGGTTCCGCTGGGAGACGATTTCCGCTACGATAAAGCTCTGGAGTGGGACCAGCAGTACCTCAACTATCAGAAGCTGTTTGACTACATGAACTCCCACCCAGAGATGCACGTGCAT GCCCAATTCGGGACCCTGACGGACTACTTCGACGCGGTCTACAAGATGAACGAAGTGGCCCAGGGGGCGAGACCGCCAGACTATCCAGTGCTGAGCGGGGACTTCTTCGCCTACGCCGACCGGGAGGACCACTACTGGAGCGGATACTACACCTCCCGGCCCTTCTACAAGAACCTGGACCGCGTGCTGGAGTCCCACCTCAG GGGCGCGGAGATCCTGTACAGCCTGGCTGTGGCCCATGCGAGGCATGCGGGCATGGAGGGCCGCTACCCCGTCTCAGACTACGCCCTGCTGACCGACGCCCGCCGCAACGTCGGCCTCTTCCAGCACCACGACGCCATCACGGGAACCGCCAAGGAGGCCGTCGTCATCGACTACGGCTCCAG GCTACTGCGCTCCCTCATCGGGCTGAAGAAAGTGATCATAAACGCCGCTCACTTCCTCATACTGAAGAACAAGGACGTGTACCGCTTCTACTCGACAGAGCCCTTCCTGGAAACG GATGACAGGCGGGCCACGCAGGACTCCCTGCCTCAGCGAACACTCATTGAACTGGATAGCTCTCCCAG GTTCGTGGTGCTGTTTAACCCGGTGGAGCAGGAACGCCTGTGTGTGGTGACGGTGCTGGTGAACTCGGCGCGGGTTCGAGTGCTGACGGAGGACGGGCAGACGCTCCCGGTGCAGCTGAGCGCCCAGTGGAGCACCGCCAGCGAGATGAGCGGCGACGCCTACCAG GCCTCCTTCATGGCCCGGCTGCCGGCCCTGGGCCTGGCCGTCTTCCACCTGTATGACTCCTTCGACTCGCCCATGACGCTGCGCTCCGACACCCTGCTGCGGCTGAACGGGCGCGGGGTGACGGCGCGGGGCGTGGACCCGCTCCCGCTGCGCACGCAGACCGCGGACCCGCGCACCTTCCACATCCGCAGCCAGTCGCTGACGCTGGGCTTCTCCGGCACCACGGGCCTGCTGGAG ACCATCCGGCATAAGGACGACCCCCAGGAGGTCAGGGTGCAAATGGAGTTCCTCGTCTACGGCACGCGGCCCTCCAAAGACAAGAGCGGAGCGTACCTCTTCCTGCCTGACGGGAAGGCCAAG CCGTACAGTCAGAGAGAGCCCCCGGTGGTGAGAGTGGTAGAGGGCCCCCTCTTCTCTGAGGTGGTGGCACATTACCAGCACTTCCAGCAGACCATCCGCATTCACAACGTGCCAG GTGTGGACGGCCTCTCCCTGGACGTCACCACCATGGTGGACATCCGAGACCAGACCAACAAAGAGCTGGCCATGCGCCTGGTCACAGACATCCAGAGCAGGGACACCTTCTTCACCGACCTCAACGGCTTCCAG ATCCAGCCGCGGCGCTACTTCAAGAAGCTCCCTCTGCAGGCCAACTTCTACCCCATGCCCACCATGGCCTACATCCAGGACAGCCAGTACCGGCTCACCCTGCACACCGCCCAGGCGCTGGGGGTGTCCAGCCTGGAGAGCG GTCAGCTGGAGGTGATCCTGGACAGGCGTCTGATGCAGGACGATAACCGCGGCCTGGGACAGGGCCTGAAGGACAACAAGAGGACGGCCAACAGGTTCCGGATCCTGCTGGAGAGGAGATCCGGCGCCAAG GTGGTGGACATCTCGCCGGTCAGCTTCCCGTCGCTGCTGAGTCACATGACCTCGGCCATCCTGAACCACGAGGTCCTGGCGCTGCCGGTGCTGCCGAAGAGGCGCGGCGTGCCCCCCCTGCGCTCCTTCGCCCCGCTCGCAAGCACCATGCCCTGCGACTTCCACCTGCTCAACCTGCGCAGCATACAGGGCCAG GTGGAGCACTCTCCATCCCCGTACTCTGCCCTCATCCTGCACCGCAAGGGACTGGACTGCGGCCTGGAGGCCCCGAACCCCGGCTTCAACTGCACCACCACGCAGGGCAAG CTGGCCGTCGCAGGGCTGTTCCAGGGCCTGGACGTGCACCTGATCCAGCCCGTGTCCCTGTCCCTCATGTACTCCTCCACCCCGCTGTCCAACGGCTCCTCTATCAGTCTGGACCCCATGGAGATCTCCGCCTTCAGGCTGAAACTGCGCTag
- the man2a2 gene encoding alpha-mannosidase 2x isoform X1 yields MKLKKQVTVCGGAIFCVAVFSLYLMLDRVQHDPARRQNAGNFPRSQISVLQNRIEQLEQLLEENHQIISHIKDSVLELTDTGAVAPSGQLPFRSANGSWVLPFDGRPTFLSVQPQDCQFALGKRRQTDLQMLDVYSLLNFDNVDGGVWKQGFEISYEPGEWDGEPLQVFVVPHSHNDPGWIKTFDKYYTDQTQHIFNNMVVKLQEDPRRKFIWSEISFFSKWWESVDIHKQEAMRKLILGGQLEMVTGGWVMTDEANVHYFAMIDQLIEGHQWLEKNIGVTPRSGWAVDPFGHSATMPYLLKRANLTSMLIQRVHYSIKKHFAATRSLEFMWRQAWDPESSTDIFCHMMPFYSYDVPHTCGPDPKICCQFDFKRLPGGRVNCPWKVPPRAIVEANVAERAHLLLDQYRKKSKLFRSKVVLVPLGDDFRYDKALEWDQQYLNYQKLFDYMNSHPEMHVHAQFGTLTDYFDAVYKMNEVAQGARPPDYPVLSGDFFAYADREDHYWSGYYTSRPFYKNLDRVLESHLRGAEILYSLAVAHARHAGMEGRYPVSDYALLTDARRNVGLFQHHDAITGTAKEAVVIDYGSRLLRSLIGLKKVIINAAHFLILKNKDVYRFYSTEPFLETDDRRATQDSLPQRTLIELDSSPRFVVLFNPVEQERLCVVTVLVNSARVRVLTEDGQTLPVQLSAQWSTASEMSGDAYQASFMARLPALGLAVFHLYDSFDSPMTLRSDTLLRLNGRGVTARGVDPLPLRTQTADPRTFHIRSQSLTLGFSGTTGLLETIRHKDDPQEVRVQMEFLVYGTRPSKDKSGAYLFLPDGKAKPYSQREPPVVRVVEGPLFSEVVAHYQHFQQTIRIHNVPGVDGLSLDVTTMVDIRDQTNKELAMRLVTDIQSRDTFFTDLNGFQIQPRRYFKKLPLQANFYPMPTMAYIQDSQYRLTLHTAQALGVSSLESGQLEVILDRRLMQDDNRGLGQGLKDNKRTANRFRILLERRSGAKVVDISPVSFPSLLSHMTSAILNHEVLALPVLPKRRGVPPLRSFAPLASTMPCDFHLLNLRSIQGQVEHSPSPYSALILHRKGLDCGLEAPNPGFNCTTTQGKLAVAGLFQGLDVHLIQPVSLSLMYSSTPLSNGSSISLDPMEISAFRLKLR; encoded by the exons ATGAAGCTGAAGAAACAAGTGACGGTGTGTGGTGGAGCCATATTCTGTGTGGCCGTCTTCTCGCTCTATCTGATGCTGGACCGCGTCCAGCATGACCCAGCCCGGCGGCAGAATGCTGGCAACTTCCCCAGG AGCCAGATCTCCGTGTTGCAGAACCGCATTGAGCAGCTCGAGCAGCTTCTGGAGGAAAACCACCAGATTATCAGCCACATCAAAGACTCGGTGCTGGAGCTGACTGACACTGGGGCGGTGGCCCCCAGCGGTCAGCTGCCCTTCCGCAGCGCCAACGGCTCCTGGGTCTTGCCTTTCGACGGGCGGCCCACCTTCCTCAGCGTGCAGCCGCAGGACTGCCAGTTCGCCCTGGGCAAGCGCCGACAGACCGACCTGCAG ATGCTGGACGTGTACTCCCTGTTGAACTTTGACAATGTGGACGGCGGAGTGTGGAAGCAAGGCTTCGAGATCTCCTACGAGCCGGGCGAGTGGGACGGCGAGCCGCTACAGGTGTTCGTGGTCCCGCACTCCCACAACGATCCAG GCTGGATCAAAACCTTTGACAAGTACTACACAGACCAGACCCAGCACATCTTCAACAACATGGTGGTGAAGCTGCAGGAGGACCCGCGGCGCAAGTTCATCTGGTCTGAGATCTCCTTTTTCTCCAAGTGGTGGGAGAGCGTGGACATACACAAGCAGGAAGCCATGCGCAA GCTAATCCTCGGAGGTCAGCTGGAGATGGTGACAGGAGGCTGGGTCATGACCGACGAGGCCAACGTCCACTACTTCGCCATGATCGACCAGCTCATCGAGGGCCATCAGTGGCTGGAGAAGAATATAG GGGTGACCCCGCGCTCAGGGTGGGCCGTGGACCCCTTCGGCCACAGTGCCACTATGCCCTACTTGCTGAAGAGGGCCAACCTGACCAGCATGCTTATCCAGAGAGTGCACTACTCCATCAAGAAGCACTTTGCCGCCACTCGCAGTCTGGAGTTCATGTGGAGGCAGGCGTGGG ATCCGGAGTCCAGCACGGATATCTTCTGCCACATGATGCCCTTCTATAGCTATGACGTGCCTCACACGTGTGGGCCCGACCCCAAGATTTGCTGCCAGTTTGACTTCAAGAGGCTGCCAGGGGGCAGGGTCAACTGCCCCTGGAAGGTGCCCCCCCGCGCCATCGTGGAAGCCAACGTGGCCGAGAG GGCACACCTGCTGCTAGACCAGTACCGGAAGAAGTCCAAGCTGTTCCGCAGCAAAGTGGTTCTGGTTCCGCTGGGAGACGATTTCCGCTACGATAAAGCTCTGGAGTGGGACCAGCAGTACCTCAACTATCAGAAGCTGTTTGACTACATGAACTCCCACCCAGAGATGCACGTGCAT GCCCAATTCGGGACCCTGACGGACTACTTCGACGCGGTCTACAAGATGAACGAAGTGGCCCAGGGGGCGAGACCGCCAGACTATCCAGTGCTGAGCGGGGACTTCTTCGCCTACGCCGACCGGGAGGACCACTACTGGAGCGGATACTACACCTCCCGGCCCTTCTACAAGAACCTGGACCGCGTGCTGGAGTCCCACCTCAG GGGCGCGGAGATCCTGTACAGCCTGGCTGTGGCCCATGCGAGGCATGCGGGCATGGAGGGCCGCTACCCCGTCTCAGACTACGCCCTGCTGACCGACGCCCGCCGCAACGTCGGCCTCTTCCAGCACCACGACGCCATCACGGGAACCGCCAAGGAGGCCGTCGTCATCGACTACGGCTCCAG GCTACTGCGCTCCCTCATCGGGCTGAAGAAAGTGATCATAAACGCCGCTCACTTCCTCATACTGAAGAACAAGGACGTGTACCGCTTCTACTCGACAGAGCCCTTCCTGGAAACG GATGACAGGCGGGCCACGCAGGACTCCCTGCCTCAGCGAACACTCATTGAACTGGATAGCTCTCCCAG GTTCGTGGTGCTGTTTAACCCGGTGGAGCAGGAACGCCTGTGTGTGGTGACGGTGCTGGTGAACTCGGCGCGGGTTCGAGTGCTGACGGAGGACGGGCAGACGCTCCCGGTGCAGCTGAGCGCCCAGTGGAGCACCGCCAGCGAGATGAGCGGCGACGCCTACCAG GCCTCCTTCATGGCCCGGCTGCCGGCCCTGGGCCTGGCCGTCTTCCACCTGTATGACTCCTTCGACTCGCCCATGACGCTGCGCTCCGACACCCTGCTGCGGCTGAACGGGCGCGGGGTGACGGCGCGGGGCGTGGACCCGCTCCCGCTGCGCACGCAGACCGCGGACCCGCGCACCTTCCACATCCGCAGCCAGTCGCTGACGCTGGGCTTCTCCGGCACCACGGGCCTGCTGGAG ACCATCCGGCATAAGGACGACCCCCAGGAGGTCAGGGTGCAAATGGAGTTCCTCGTCTACGGCACGCGGCCCTCCAAAGACAAGAGCGGAGCGTACCTCTTCCTGCCTGACGGGAAGGCCAAG CCGTACAGTCAGAGAGAGCCCCCGGTGGTGAGAGTGGTAGAGGGCCCCCTCTTCTCTGAGGTGGTGGCACATTACCAGCACTTCCAGCAGACCATCCGCATTCACAACGTGCCAG GTGTGGACGGCCTCTCCCTGGACGTCACCACCATGGTGGACATCCGAGACCAGACCAACAAAGAGCTGGCCATGCGCCTGGTCACAGACATCCAGAGCAGGGACACCTTCTTCACCGACCTCAACGGCTTCCAG ATCCAGCCGCGGCGCTACTTCAAGAAGCTCCCTCTGCAGGCCAACTTCTACCCCATGCCCACCATGGCCTACATCCAGGACAGCCAGTACCGGCTCACCCTGCACACCGCCCAGGCGCTGGGGGTGTCCAGCCTGGAGAGCG GTCAGCTGGAGGTGATCCTGGACAGGCGTCTGATGCAGGACGATAACCGCGGCCTGGGACAGGGCCTGAAGGACAACAAGAGGACGGCCAACAGGTTCCGGATCCTGCTGGAGAGGAGATCCGGCGCCAAG GTGGTGGACATCTCGCCGGTCAGCTTCCCGTCGCTGCTGAGTCACATGACCTCGGCCATCCTGAACCACGAGGTCCTGGCGCTGCCGGTGCTGCCGAAGAGGCGCGGCGTGCCCCCCCTGCGCTCCTTCGCCCCGCTCGCAAGCACCATGCCCTGCGACTTCCACCTGCTCAACCTGCGCAGCATACAGGGCCAG GTGGAGCACTCTCCATCCCCGTACTCTGCCCTCATCCTGCACCGCAAGGGACTGGACTGCGGCCTGGAGGCCCCGAACCCCGGCTTCAACTGCACCACCACGCAGGGCAAG CTGGCCGTCGCAGGGCTGTTCCAGGGCCTGGACGTGCACCTGATCCAGCCCGTGTCCCTGTCCCTCATGTACTCCTCCACCCCGCTGTCCAACGGCTCCTCTATCAGTCTGGACCCCATGGAGATCTCCGCCTTCAGGCTGAAACTGCGCTag
- the man2a2 gene encoding alpha-mannosidase 2x isoform X3 gives MKLKKQVTVCGGAIFCVAVFSLYLMLDRVQHDPARRQNAGNFPRSQISVLQNRIEQLEQLLEENHQIISHIKDSVLELTDTGAVAPSGQLPFRSANGSWVLPFDGRPTFLSVQPQDCQFALGKRRQTDLQMLDVYSLLNFDNVDGGVWKQGFEISYEPGEWDGEPLQVFVVPHSHNDPGWIKTFDKYYTDQTQHIFNNMVVKLQEDPRRKFIWSEISFFSKWWESVDIHKQEAMRKLILGGQLEMVTGGWVMTDEANVHYFAMIDQLIEGHQWLEKNIGVTPRSGWAVDPFGHSATMPYLLKRANLTSMLIQRVHYSIKKHFAATRSLEFMWRQAWDPESSTDIFCHMMPFYSYDVPHTCGPDPKICCQFDFKRLPGGRVNCPWKVPPRAIVEANVAERAHLLLDQYRKKSKLFRSKVVLVPLGDDFRYDKALEWDQQYLNYQKLFDYMNSHPEMHVHAQFGTLTDYFDAVYKMNEVAQGARPPDYPVLSGDFFAYADREDHYWSGYYTSRPFYKNLDRVLESHLRGAEILYSLAVAHARHAGMEGRYPVSDYALLTDARRNVGLFQHHDAITGTAKEAVVIDYGSRLLRSLIGLKKVIINAAHFLILKNKDVYRFYSTEPFLETDDRRATQDSLPQRTLIELDSSPRFVVLFNPVEQERLCVVTVLVNSARVRVLTEDGQTLPVQLSAQWSTASEMSGDAYQASFMARLPALGLAVFHLYDSFDSPMTLRSDTLLRLNGRGVTARGVDPLPLRTQTADPRTFHIRSQSLTLGFSGTTGLLETIRHKDDPQEVRVQMEFLVYGTRPSKDKSGAYLFLPDGKAKPYSQREPPVVRVVEGPLFSEVVAHYQHFQQTIRIHNVPGVDGLSLDVTTMVDIRDQTNKELAMRLVTDIQSRDTFFTDLNGFQIQPRRYFKKLPLQANFYPMPTMAYIQDSQYRLTLHTAQALGVSSLESGQLEVILDRRLMQDDNRGLGQGLKDNKRTANRFRILLERRSGAKHGVLAKVFSILYSFISYVFGSGVEEVVDISPVSFPSLLSHMTSAILNHEVLALPVLPKRRGVPPLRSFAPLASTMPCDFHLLNLRSIQGQVEHSPSPYSALILHRKGLDCGLEAPNPGFNCTTTQGKLAVAGLFQGLDVHLIQPVSLSLMYSSTPLSNGSSISLDPMEISAFRLKLR, from the exons ATGAAGCTGAAGAAACAAGTGACGGTGTGTGGTGGAGCCATATTCTGTGTGGCCGTCTTCTCGCTCTATCTGATGCTGGACCGCGTCCAGCATGACCCAGCCCGGCGGCAGAATGCTGGCAACTTCCCCAGG AGCCAGATCTCCGTGTTGCAGAACCGCATTGAGCAGCTCGAGCAGCTTCTGGAGGAAAACCACCAGATTATCAGCCACATCAAAGACTCGGTGCTGGAGCTGACTGACACTGGGGCGGTGGCCCCCAGCGGTCAGCTGCCCTTCCGCAGCGCCAACGGCTCCTGGGTCTTGCCTTTCGACGGGCGGCCCACCTTCCTCAGCGTGCAGCCGCAGGACTGCCAGTTCGCCCTGGGCAAGCGCCGACAGACCGACCTGCAG ATGCTGGACGTGTACTCCCTGTTGAACTTTGACAATGTGGACGGCGGAGTGTGGAAGCAAGGCTTCGAGATCTCCTACGAGCCGGGCGAGTGGGACGGCGAGCCGCTACAGGTGTTCGTGGTCCCGCACTCCCACAACGATCCAG GCTGGATCAAAACCTTTGACAAGTACTACACAGACCAGACCCAGCACATCTTCAACAACATGGTGGTGAAGCTGCAGGAGGACCCGCGGCGCAAGTTCATCTGGTCTGAGATCTCCTTTTTCTCCAAGTGGTGGGAGAGCGTGGACATACACAAGCAGGAAGCCATGCGCAA GCTAATCCTCGGAGGTCAGCTGGAGATGGTGACAGGAGGCTGGGTCATGACCGACGAGGCCAACGTCCACTACTTCGCCATGATCGACCAGCTCATCGAGGGCCATCAGTGGCTGGAGAAGAATATAG GGGTGACCCCGCGCTCAGGGTGGGCCGTGGACCCCTTCGGCCACAGTGCCACTATGCCCTACTTGCTGAAGAGGGCCAACCTGACCAGCATGCTTATCCAGAGAGTGCACTACTCCATCAAGAAGCACTTTGCCGCCACTCGCAGTCTGGAGTTCATGTGGAGGCAGGCGTGGG ATCCGGAGTCCAGCACGGATATCTTCTGCCACATGATGCCCTTCTATAGCTATGACGTGCCTCACACGTGTGGGCCCGACCCCAAGATTTGCTGCCAGTTTGACTTCAAGAGGCTGCCAGGGGGCAGGGTCAACTGCCCCTGGAAGGTGCCCCCCCGCGCCATCGTGGAAGCCAACGTGGCCGAGAG GGCACACCTGCTGCTAGACCAGTACCGGAAGAAGTCCAAGCTGTTCCGCAGCAAAGTGGTTCTGGTTCCGCTGGGAGACGATTTCCGCTACGATAAAGCTCTGGAGTGGGACCAGCAGTACCTCAACTATCAGAAGCTGTTTGACTACATGAACTCCCACCCAGAGATGCACGTGCAT GCCCAATTCGGGACCCTGACGGACTACTTCGACGCGGTCTACAAGATGAACGAAGTGGCCCAGGGGGCGAGACCGCCAGACTATCCAGTGCTGAGCGGGGACTTCTTCGCCTACGCCGACCGGGAGGACCACTACTGGAGCGGATACTACACCTCCCGGCCCTTCTACAAGAACCTGGACCGCGTGCTGGAGTCCCACCTCAG GGGCGCGGAGATCCTGTACAGCCTGGCTGTGGCCCATGCGAGGCATGCGGGCATGGAGGGCCGCTACCCCGTCTCAGACTACGCCCTGCTGACCGACGCCCGCCGCAACGTCGGCCTCTTCCAGCACCACGACGCCATCACGGGAACCGCCAAGGAGGCCGTCGTCATCGACTACGGCTCCAG GCTACTGCGCTCCCTCATCGGGCTGAAGAAAGTGATCATAAACGCCGCTCACTTCCTCATACTGAAGAACAAGGACGTGTACCGCTTCTACTCGACAGAGCCCTTCCTGGAAACG GATGACAGGCGGGCCACGCAGGACTCCCTGCCTCAGCGAACACTCATTGAACTGGATAGCTCTCCCAG GTTCGTGGTGCTGTTTAACCCGGTGGAGCAGGAACGCCTGTGTGTGGTGACGGTGCTGGTGAACTCGGCGCGGGTTCGAGTGCTGACGGAGGACGGGCAGACGCTCCCGGTGCAGCTGAGCGCCCAGTGGAGCACCGCCAGCGAGATGAGCGGCGACGCCTACCAG GCCTCCTTCATGGCCCGGCTGCCGGCCCTGGGCCTGGCCGTCTTCCACCTGTATGACTCCTTCGACTCGCCCATGACGCTGCGCTCCGACACCCTGCTGCGGCTGAACGGGCGCGGGGTGACGGCGCGGGGCGTGGACCCGCTCCCGCTGCGCACGCAGACCGCGGACCCGCGCACCTTCCACATCCGCAGCCAGTCGCTGACGCTGGGCTTCTCCGGCACCACGGGCCTGCTGGAG ACCATCCGGCATAAGGACGACCCCCAGGAGGTCAGGGTGCAAATGGAGTTCCTCGTCTACGGCACGCGGCCCTCCAAAGACAAGAGCGGAGCGTACCTCTTCCTGCCTGACGGGAAGGCCAAG CCGTACAGTCAGAGAGAGCCCCCGGTGGTGAGAGTGGTAGAGGGCCCCCTCTTCTCTGAGGTGGTGGCACATTACCAGCACTTCCAGCAGACCATCCGCATTCACAACGTGCCAG GTGTGGACGGCCTCTCCCTGGACGTCACCACCATGGTGGACATCCGAGACCAGACCAACAAAGAGCTGGCCATGCGCCTGGTCACAGACATCCAGAGCAGGGACACCTTCTTCACCGACCTCAACGGCTTCCAG ATCCAGCCGCGGCGCTACTTCAAGAAGCTCCCTCTGCAGGCCAACTTCTACCCCATGCCCACCATGGCCTACATCCAGGACAGCCAGTACCGGCTCACCCTGCACACCGCCCAGGCGCTGGGGGTGTCCAGCCTGGAGAGCG GTCAGCTGGAGGTGATCCTGGACAGGCGTCTGATGCAGGACGATAACCGCGGCCTGGGACAGGGCCTGAAGGACAACAAGAGGACGGCCAACAGGTTCCGGATCCTGCTGGAGAGGAGATCCGGCGCCAAG CACGGCGTCTTAGCCAAAGTCTTTTCCATCCTTTACTCTTTCATCTCCTACGTCTTTGGAAGCGGAGTTGAAGAG GTGGTGGACATCTCGCCGGTCAGCTTCCCGTCGCTGCTGAGTCACATGACCTCGGCCATCCTGAACCACGAGGTCCTGGCGCTGCCGGTGCTGCCGAAGAGGCGCGGCGTGCCCCCCCTGCGCTCCTTCGCCCCGCTCGCAAGCACCATGCCCTGCGACTTCCACCTGCTCAACCTGCGCAGCATACAGGGCCAG GTGGAGCACTCTCCATCCCCGTACTCTGCCCTCATCCTGCACCGCAAGGGACTGGACTGCGGCCTGGAGGCCCCGAACCCCGGCTTCAACTGCACCACCACGCAGGGCAAG CTGGCCGTCGCAGGGCTGTTCCAGGGCCTGGACGTGCACCTGATCCAGCCCGTGTCCCTGTCCCTCATGTACTCCTCCACCCCGCTGTCCAACGGCTCCTCTATCAGTCTGGACCCCATGGAGATCTCCGCCTTCAGGCTGAAACTGCGCTag